A single Limisphaera ngatamarikiensis DNA region contains:
- the cutA gene encoding divalent-cation tolerance protein CutA: MSGLGWSGRLASGTPLLTGGLSRADWLARRVERCLAGTVMSCEGISPDGRHPVGCDAAALARVVEGRAGGRDGCRDMQRTRDVVVVLITAPDLETARKLARGALEARLVACVNLVPGVESHYWWEGRLEQGQEVLMICKTVRTQLTLLEGWIRREHPYQVPEFLVLPVQAGFEGYLDWVRAECVGAEGGIALGGSTGRA; the protein is encoded by the coding sequence GTGTCGGGTTTAGGATGGTCGGGCCGGCTGGCCAGCGGGACGCCGTTGCTTACCGGTGGTCTGTCGCGGGCCGATTGGTTGGCGCGCCGGGTTGAGCGGTGTCTTGCCGGCACCGTGATGAGCTGCGAGGGGATCTCCCCGGATGGTCGGCATCCGGTTGGATGTGATGCTGCGGCCCTGGCCCGGGTGGTGGAGGGGCGGGCCGGAGGCCGGGATGGATGCAGGGACATGCAGAGGACGCGCGATGTGGTGGTGGTTTTGATTACGGCTCCGGACCTGGAGACGGCGCGGAAGCTGGCCAGGGGCGCCCTGGAGGCGCGCCTGGTGGCTTGCGTGAACCTGGTGCCGGGAGTGGAGTCGCATTACTGGTGGGAAGGCAGGCTGGAGCAGGGGCAGGAGGTTTTGATGATCTGCAAGACGGTCCGGACGCAGCTGACGCTGTTGGAGGGTTGGATCCGGAGGGAGCATCCGTATCAGGTGCCGGAGTTCCTGGTCCTGCCGGTTCAGGCGGGTTTTGAGGGGTATTTGGACTGGGTGAGAGCCGAGTGTGTTGGAGCGGAGGGGGGGATTGCCCTTGGTGGATCCACCGGGAGGGCTTGA
- a CDS encoding class I SAM-dependent methyltransferase has product MGGHSDSGEVRLRSRPVPRCWMCGRAGRVLYEGLPDRSFGAPGRWGFLRCEGPECGLVWLNPQPVPEDLAAAYTGYYTHAQPAPGPGWLRGLWEAAQRAYLSRRWGYPAGPAGRMGRVGLVLLSGLARLHPGGADELDAAAMYLSAPAGPARLLDVGCGSGVHLARMQQLGWTVEGVEVDAEAVEAARARGIPVRLGTLESQGYPDGWFDAVYSAHVLEHVHDPLGLLRECARVLKPGGRLVLLTPNVESLGHRRFGSAWLNLDPPRHLFLFSPGTLRRLAERAGLEVLSLRSTARNAWVYGALSRAIARTGRGEMSELGRPTAWVRGLLYQLRLRLRLRTDPNCGDELLLLARAAASGR; this is encoded by the coding sequence ATGGGGGGGCATTCGGATTCCGGTGAAGTCCGGCTGCGCAGCCGGCCGGTGCCCCGGTGTTGGATGTGCGGACGGGCGGGCCGGGTGCTGTACGAGGGTTTGCCGGACCGGTCCTTTGGCGCTCCGGGTCGGTGGGGGTTTCTGCGCTGTGAGGGTCCCGAGTGCGGATTGGTTTGGCTGAATCCGCAGCCGGTGCCCGAGGACCTTGCAGCCGCCTACACGGGTTATTACACGCACGCTCAACCGGCTCCGGGCCCGGGTTGGCTCCGGGGACTCTGGGAAGCGGCTCAGCGGGCGTATTTGAGCCGGCGATGGGGTTATCCGGCGGGGCCGGCGGGTCGGATGGGTCGTGTGGGGCTGGTATTGTTGTCGGGGCTGGCCCGCTTGCATCCCGGGGGTGCGGATGAACTGGATGCCGCTGCGATGTATTTGTCTGCGCCGGCGGGTCCGGCCAGGTTGCTGGACGTTGGTTGCGGGAGCGGGGTGCACCTGGCGCGGATGCAGCAATTGGGTTGGACCGTGGAGGGTGTGGAGGTGGATGCGGAAGCGGTGGAAGCGGCGCGGGCCCGGGGGATTCCCGTGCGGTTGGGGACCTTGGAATCGCAGGGGTACCCGGACGGCTGGTTTGACGCGGTCTATTCCGCGCATGTGTTGGAACATGTGCACGATCCGTTGGGACTGCTTCGTGAGTGCGCCCGGGTGTTGAAGCCGGGCGGACGTTTGGTGCTGTTGACGCCCAATGTGGAGAGTCTGGGACACCGGCGGTTTGGATCCGCCTGGCTGAATCTGGACCCGCCCCGGCATTTGTTTCTGTTTTCGCCCGGCACACTGCGTCGTCTGGCGGAACGTGCGGGTCTGGAGGTGTTGAGTCTGCGTTCGACGGCTCGCAATGCCTGGGTGTACGGGGCGCTGAGCCGGGCCATTGCACGGACCGGCCGGGGCGAGATGTCCGAACTGGGTCGGCCCACCGCCTGGGTACGGGGTTTGCTCTACCAGCTGCGGTTGCGCCTCCGGCTGCGGACCGATCCAAACTGCGGGGATGAACTGTTGCTATTGGCGCGAGCGGCCGCGTCGGGACGGTGA
- a CDS encoding glycosyltransferase family A protein, producing the protein MRTRLLTVIPVYNGERFLRATLESLAGQTRRPDRVVVLDNGSTDGTEQIVRSFRGCACEFVRNPSNLGLFGNLNRALEFAPETEYLHLMPADDLLKPPFYEVMMQVLEPHPAPSLAWCLDERIDEEDRHLSVSGRPTGAVRSWDVDAYLRKKAEIGNQALAATLFKTGYQPAPCRFRMDMPILADVVFYADWGRHSHARVEVARDLVRYRWHGGNMSCELMPGLQALVLDEWKTMQLVEAMRGGTGWVRNWKLRGLFGVRTGIKARRIRQLGQRAYSREIVRAGRRISGWPLWLMAQVLVHLRDWVVYGLLGRRRQPRNVFS; encoded by the coding sequence ATGCGCACGCGGCTGCTTACCGTGATTCCGGTGTACAACGGCGAACGATTCCTGCGCGCCACGCTGGAGTCGTTGGCCGGGCAAACGCGTCGGCCGGATCGGGTGGTGGTTTTGGACAACGGGTCCACGGACGGCACCGAGCAGATTGTTCGCTCGTTTCGGGGTTGCGCGTGTGAGTTTGTTCGGAATCCGAGCAACCTGGGATTGTTCGGCAACCTGAACCGGGCGCTCGAGTTTGCGCCGGAGACGGAGTACCTGCATTTGATGCCGGCGGATGATTTGCTGAAGCCGCCGTTTTACGAGGTGATGATGCAGGTGTTGGAACCGCATCCGGCCCCGTCGCTGGCCTGGTGTCTGGACGAACGGATTGACGAGGAGGACCGTCATTTGAGCGTTTCGGGACGGCCGACCGGGGCGGTGCGGAGCTGGGATGTGGACGCGTATTTGCGGAAGAAGGCCGAGATTGGCAACCAGGCGCTGGCGGCCACGTTGTTCAAAACGGGGTATCAGCCGGCACCGTGCCGTTTTCGGATGGACATGCCGATCCTGGCGGACGTGGTGTTTTATGCCGACTGGGGCCGACACAGTCATGCCCGGGTGGAGGTGGCGCGGGATCTGGTCCGGTATCGGTGGCACGGCGGCAACATGAGCTGCGAGTTAATGCCCGGCCTGCAGGCCCTGGTGCTGGACGAGTGGAAGACGATGCAGCTGGTGGAGGCGATGCGGGGCGGCACCGGTTGGGTTCGGAACTGGAAGTTGCGGGGCTTGTTCGGTGTGCGCACCGGGATCAAGGCACGGCGGATCCGACAGCTGGGCCAGCGGGCCTACTCGCGTGAGATTGTGCGCGCGGGCCGGCGGATTTCGGGGTGGCCGTTGTGGTTGATGGCGCAGGTGTTGGTGCATCTGCGCGATTGGGTGGTGTACGGGCTGTTGGGGCGCCGCCGGCAGCCCAGGAACGTTTTCAGTTGA
- a CDS encoding Nif3-like dinuclear metal center hexameric protein — MASKKSVPLRDLVAYCDRLLEIPGFPDYDGAWNGLQVENDGRVTRLAAAVDASLTTVRMAGAAGADLLLVHHGLFWSVRQPWTGVHRQLWLELHRHNVAVYSAHLPLDAHPRFGNNRLLCRALGWRSAQRFFEWKGRALGWWVETRVEREALCERLAKVVGGPVRLVPGGPPVCRRVGVVTGGAGGELRQAVAAGLDTFITGEGPHWTHALAEELGLNVLYAGHYATETFGVKALAEHLSRRFGLPWMFLDHPTGL, encoded by the coding sequence GTGGCGAGCAAGAAGTCGGTTCCGTTGAGGGATTTGGTGGCCTACTGCGACCGGTTGCTGGAGATTCCGGGGTTTCCGGATTACGACGGGGCATGGAACGGGTTGCAGGTGGAGAATGACGGGCGCGTGACGCGGTTGGCGGCGGCGGTGGACGCCTCGCTGACCACGGTGCGGATGGCGGGTGCGGCCGGGGCGGACCTGTTGCTGGTGCATCACGGGTTGTTTTGGTCGGTGCGGCAGCCGTGGACGGGTGTGCACCGTCAACTGTGGCTGGAGTTGCACCGGCACAACGTGGCGGTGTACAGCGCGCATTTGCCGCTGGACGCGCATCCGCGATTCGGGAACAACCGACTGTTGTGTCGGGCACTGGGCTGGCGTTCCGCACAACGGTTTTTCGAATGGAAGGGGCGTGCCCTGGGCTGGTGGGTGGAGACGCGGGTGGAGCGTGAGGCGTTGTGCGAGCGGCTGGCGAAAGTGGTGGGTGGTCCGGTGCGTTTGGTTCCGGGCGGACCTCCGGTTTGTCGGCGTGTGGGGGTGGTGACCGGGGGAGCGGGGGGCGAACTTCGTCAGGCTGTGGCGGCCGGCCTGGACACTTTTATCACCGGTGAGGGTCCGCATTGGACCCATGCGTTGGCGGAGGAACTGGGGCTGAATGTTCTGTATGCCGGCCACTATGCGACGGAGACCTTCGGGGTGAAGGCGTTGGCGGAGCATTTGTCCCGCCGATTTGGTCTGCCCTGGATGTTTCTGGATCATCCGACCGGGTTGTGA
- a CDS encoding YcfL family protein, translating into MKTSVNLLLGLTLLAVTSCRTYDRGPYLPETPRTPAYETTERFVLLDPGVQRSVTCSGIQERVLPDGRLEVIAQIRNRENRRIEVQVNCVFKDQNGYSTGDETPFQTLILTENATEQVRFVSMNAQARKFTIRVRQAR; encoded by the coding sequence ATGAAAACGAGTGTGAATCTGTTGCTGGGGCTGACGTTGCTGGCGGTGACGTCGTGCCGCACGTATGATCGGGGGCCCTACCTGCCGGAGACGCCCAGGACTCCGGCGTATGAGACGACCGAACGTTTCGTGCTGCTGGATCCGGGGGTGCAGCGTTCGGTGACCTGTTCCGGCATTCAGGAACGCGTGTTGCCGGATGGGCGCCTGGAGGTGATTGCCCAGATTCGAAACCGGGAGAACCGGCGGATCGAGGTGCAGGTGAACTGTGTGTTCAAGGATCAGAACGGGTACAGCACCGGGGACGAGACGCCCTTCCAAACGCTGATTCTGACCGAGAACGCGACCGAGCAGGTTCGGTTTGTCTCGATGAATGCGCAGGCGCGGAAGTTTACGATCCGGGTGCGGCAGGCGCGGTAG
- a CDS encoding tetratricopeptide repeat protein: MRTVWPVWLLGAWVWAGCAAPRAQTPPLTGDILVDGPRQIAEGPARDRVLWQYRTAAAAMRQGRFDLARSLLDDALLTLQGRYGPDAEARRARSLFRPESVKPFLGEPYERSMAWIYRGILYWRDGELDNARACFRSAQFEDSDAAEHTYVGDWVLPDYLEALATAKLGGDPADALRRAQEHVRGATLPPLDRSVNTLIFVEFGPGPVKYATGEFGEQLRFRVPPSPVNAVRVKVGEVSITAAPVDDVGYQATTRGGRVMDHILGNKAVFKESTDRLGDAAIVGGAVLAAAGQGRKSAADEAGAALVLAGLASKLLSAATVPRADTRMWDNLPRYLTFVQMRLPPGEHTVTVEFLDARGEPVAGRTKTVHFRVPADGRDAVVFVSDTSTTPQNQ; this comes from the coding sequence ATGAGGACTGTCTGGCCGGTGTGGCTGCTGGGGGCGTGGGTATGGGCCGGTTGTGCGGCGCCCCGCGCGCAGACGCCGCCGTTGACGGGGGACATTCTGGTGGACGGTCCCCGGCAGATTGCGGAGGGACCGGCGCGGGACCGGGTGCTGTGGCAGTATCGCACGGCCGCGGCGGCGATGCGGCAGGGGCGATTTGATCTGGCGCGGTCGCTTCTCGACGATGCGTTGCTGACGTTGCAGGGGCGTTACGGTCCGGATGCGGAGGCACGGAGGGCGCGGAGTTTGTTCCGACCCGAGTCGGTGAAGCCCTTTTTGGGGGAACCGTACGAACGGAGCATGGCCTGGATTTACCGGGGGATTTTGTACTGGCGCGACGGCGAGCTGGACAATGCGCGGGCGTGCTTCCGGAGTGCGCAGTTTGAGGACAGCGACGCCGCGGAGCACACGTATGTGGGGGACTGGGTGTTACCGGATTATCTGGAGGCACTGGCCACGGCGAAGCTGGGCGGTGACCCTGCGGATGCCCTGCGGCGGGCGCAGGAGCATGTGCGCGGGGCCACGCTGCCTCCGCTGGACCGGAGTGTGAACACGCTGATCTTCGTGGAGTTCGGGCCGGGGCCGGTCAAGTACGCCACGGGCGAGTTCGGCGAACAGCTGCGGTTCCGGGTACCGCCCAGCCCTGTGAATGCGGTGCGGGTGAAGGTGGGAGAGGTGAGCATCACGGCGGCGCCGGTGGACGATGTGGGGTATCAGGCCACAACGCGGGGCGGCCGGGTGATGGATCACATTCTGGGTAACAAGGCCGTGTTCAAGGAGAGCACGGACAGGCTGGGGGATGCGGCCATTGTGGGTGGGGCGGTCCTGGCGGCGGCGGGGCAGGGTCGGAAGAGTGCGGCGGACGAGGCTGGTGCGGCGTTGGTTCTGGCGGGGCTTGCCAGCAAGTTGTTGTCGGCGGCCACGGTGCCCCGGGCGGACACGCGCATGTGGGACAATCTACCCCGTTATTTGACGTTTGTGCAGATGCGGTTGCCGCCGGGGGAACACACGGTCACGGTGGAGTTTCTGGATGCGCGCGGGGAACCGGTGGCGGGCCGGACCAAAACGGTGCATTTTCGCGTGCCGGCGGATGGCCGGGACGCGGTTGTGTTTGTCAGTGACACATCCACCACACCACAGAACCAATGA
- a CDS encoding penicillin-binding protein activator LpoB, translating to MKRALVWSVVLLSVWGVAGCASRGVKNSSGVPVTRLNPDEQGFVAGTGIESQDLVAVADKMARSILAIPQIAQASRPPVVVLDPVENKTRFPINKDIFLTRIRAQLNSRAQGKVVFLARDRMATLERERNLKREGALTSASDPNVQEFQGADYFLTGTLEGLSTRTRAGTSDYILYSFQLIDARTSAIVWEDMAEVKKQGLEDAAYR from the coding sequence ATGAAAAGGGCGTTGGTTTGGAGTGTTGTGCTGTTGAGCGTGTGGGGTGTGGCGGGCTGTGCGTCGCGCGGGGTGAAGAATTCCTCCGGCGTGCCGGTGACGCGGTTGAACCCGGACGAGCAGGGTTTTGTCGCGGGGACCGGGATTGAATCGCAGGACCTGGTGGCCGTGGCGGACAAGATGGCACGCAGCATTCTGGCGATTCCCCAGATTGCGCAGGCGTCGCGTCCGCCCGTGGTGGTGTTGGATCCGGTGGAGAACAAGACGCGTTTTCCCATCAACAAGGACATCTTTCTGACGCGGATCCGGGCGCAATTGAACTCGCGGGCGCAGGGCAAGGTGGTTTTTCTGGCGCGGGATCGGATGGCCACGCTGGAGCGGGAGCGGAATTTGAAGCGGGAGGGGGCGTTGACGTCGGCCAGCGATCCGAATGTGCAGGAGTTTCAGGGTGCGGATTATTTCCTGACCGGGACGCTGGAGGGGCTTTCGACGCGGACGCGGGCGGGCACCAGTGATTATATCCTGTACAGTTTCCAGCTCATTGACGCGCGGACCAGTGCGATTGTTTGGGAGGACATGGCGGAGGTGAAGAAGCAGGGGCTGGAAGACGCGGCGTACCGGTGA